In the genome of Dromiciops gliroides isolate mDroGli1 chromosome 1, mDroGli1.pri, whole genome shotgun sequence, the window aaaaaggctgaATAACTACAGCTTGGACTTTCAAAAAACACTGACCCATTGGTCATTTGCTGCTAAAATCTTTAATAACTTAGATTttgtgaataattttttaaatttcataatttcttcccAAAACCACACTAGCGATAGCCAGAGCTTATAGTTCATGTCAAAACCCCTTCTAACTTTTTCTCTGTTCTAGAaaggatgctgctgctgctatgaaaaaggggaagcaaggactgaaccaaaaaaaaaaaaaggaaaggcagaaagagggaaaaggaaagccaTATGAAGTTGGTCAACGATGAAACTTTATTAGAAGCTGGTCCTTATTTCTTCCTCCTAAAAAGATGCAGTATGTGATCTTGTATAAATAACCAAGAGGACTATTGACATTTTCAGATCTGGAAATTGTCAATATATTGTAACATTACTCCGCACTGCAATGCGGATGCCAACTAACAAATCACAAGCATCCTAAGCTAAACAAAGAGGGTCTGATGCCAATCCTGGTGCCACTGGCAACCATCATTGGCACTCTAGCTATTCTTCCTCATGTTTTTCTCCTAGTCAtttagagagggggaaaaagtaatTTTCTCCCTTCATTCAATTTCAaacattacatttttcttttctgatttttctttcaggttattctttatatttctataccTGATTTATAAAACATAGTTAAGTGGGTTTTCATGTACTTACAGGAGAAATAAAAAGTCATTATGTGAGAGATGCAGCGCTTTGATTGACTACAGGCTTATCTTTTAAAACCTGGCTTCTTTAATCAATTGCACTGCAAAATGACATAATTAACCTACTCTTGACAAAGAAAAAGatacaaattttgaaaaaaggaaaaagacaaaagcatCATAATGTGactttttcaaataaagaacCAACAGATGTTAACAGAAGATGCACTGGAAGGTAGGAAAAGACACAAATTAGAATCACAgggtaaaataatgaaaaattgcctgacagttggttttttaaaaagaaagaaaaaaatcaatattttctcCAGAGATATTTTCCTAGAGGTTGCTTAAAACTTAATATGCCCACTGATGGTATAATGTAGAAAGCATTTACATATTTACCCATCCACCTTATCTTCCCAAATCCAAGAGGTAAATTCATATAGCCAGTTCATCTAAAACAAGAGAACAGACAGCCtgctctgtacacacacacacacacacacacacacacacacacacacacacacacacacacacggacacacTGCAAGGAAAAGCCTTCAAGCAACCGATAATGTGAGGAGTACTTAGGTGTATGCGAACCTTCCCTCTGTCTGCACTAAAAAGTCGCTTGACctggtttttaaaagtttacttgCAGTACTGACTTCCAGGAAGGTATGTTAAAATGCATTTTTCAGTTAACCCAACCAATATATAACACATTGTTTAACATGACTTAATGAAAATCTATGTTATATGCTTTAATACTTTTATTTGTAAACCTAGGGTGTGCAAATGGTTCCATTTTTGCTCCATGTTTTTACCAAAAAGCATCTTTAACCATATTTAAGTCACTGCAAAACAATAAAACGCTTGAGATGATGGTCagtagggggaaggaggaaagggaaaaaagagagatttgaTGTTACAACttttatatttttgaacaaaATGCAATAAATCCCATAGCTTCTTCTCCATTACTACTGCTTAAGATAAGATCAGaaattaaatgtaatttatttcaTTGCAACTCTTAAAATATATCAAGCAAAACTTGTGAGGAAATATAAAGAACAAGCAACTTACTATGTACCTAGAAggcccaataaataaataatattgatattttttcttattttagatatgaaaaatcataataatttattattcaaTTCTCATAATTATATAAGAAGCATCAGATAGCAGTATGTCATCTGGCTATCTGCAGGCCATTTTTGCCTACCACCAGGCCAAATTATGAAATGGTCCACCATCTGTGGCAGATCCAACTTTAAACCACTTTGGGCATGCTGCTAAAAAGGAAATGCTATTTTAACATGGATTGATTACCGATGTAATGATTTCAAGATCCTGATACATACAATAGCAGCAGAAGAAAAACTCTTGCCTATTTAAAGATATCACAGTATGAGGAAAATTAGAAACCATAAATAAAGGACACGTATTTTGCAAAGTCAAGAAAGTACCAAGTGATACACACCTGTTTGTGAATTATTCAGGAACATGTATATCACTTAGTTTCTACTAATTTTCAAGAATAGATGTATTCTATATGTTGTCTCCATTCTTTTTCAAGATTTCTTTTAAACTAGTCTATGCAATGTGCTTTccgttttttttttaactatactAGAAGGCCATCCCCATATTCTTCAAAAAGTCTCAATGAATTTACACTTTGTGAACTTTGAGCATACCTTTAAAAACTAAATGTTCCTACGTCACTATGGGAAATTACTATAGCATGacttataaaaaaaaacagattggTAATCCATCTAGCCAACAATGAGTGGTTAGTTACACAATCAAAGAGAAGGTGTTGGTAGAAACATTTAGTCTTACAAAGCTATTGGTCTATATAGGATCTGGCTTTTGTTACTAGAGCTCTTAAACATTCTGTAATGGTGagaatttaattttgtttctcaGAGCTATAATGGGCATGTCTAAGAGAACACAGTTACTTTATTCTAGTCTAGAGAGGGTGTAAGGATTTTTTAACATATATGGATATGACTATGCCCGCATAAATACACATATTACTAGGACTGAAAAAATGTGCTATTGCAGAAAtagatgaaagggaaaaaaaatcaaatgagccAATATAATTAAACTTTGTTGTGATTGAGTAAATTCACGAGTTCAAAGACACTCAGAAATATACTTCTTTCCCAGACTTCAACTATTCATATCAATGTATGTGTTACAGTTACTACATTCTAATGAAATGGATTGTACATGGTGGAACATATCTGTATGGACACATCACTAGCagtctacacacatacacatacatatatatatatacaagtatatatctgatatgtatgtatatgtttatatatgtgtgtgtattcacatacatacacacacattcagtgttagagttggaagagaccttagagatttttGAGTCCAACCCAAGTGTTGTACGTGTatatggggaaagaaagagaaaacggTACTACAGAAGAATGTTTGGAAGTCATGCTTCCATTATACTGTCCTGTCAGTGTTTGACATACTAATATAAGAAACAACAGTCTGCTCCTACCTTGCTCCTGCACGTAGTATGCCAAAAACAAATCAAGCTCTTTAACTGATACTGTTATATGATGTGGCTGGACGCAAAGTGCTGGATTTGTGCAATGTGGGGATTTCATGAGCCGTTCTCCATCCGTACTTTCCAAAGGGATGCCTTTGAACAGGATCACCATGACTAGATCCAGACGCCAGACTTTGTCAGCCTGTCGCAGGCAGTCGATTCTCCTAATCTTACCCTTCTGGTCGGGATTGGATAATACACAGCATGGGTGCTTCTTCCCAGTCACGGTGAGCACGAAATCCTCCCGGTACTCTTGGCGGATGTCTTTGCGCAGCTTGGCGAGGAGCCTAGATGCCCacttctgtttgatttcaggctTTTCACTAAGAAGCTCATCTTTGACTGCTCTTTCCTCATCCTTTGACATTCGCTTCTCatgttttttaaagtacttgCGTTTTCGAGCCTGCAGGTTGAACCACGTATAGGCGATTGCACGGACATGTGGAAGAAGTGCCTCGATGAATGGGTGAAATTCATCctgtggaagaagggagggggatagAAGAGAAGAAGAGCAAAGTCAGTTTGATCTTAAaagctcagaaaaaaaatgtacacattcCCTACCAGTTAAATACACAAAGCAATAGAAAGGTAGGTTTAGGTGTGAAGATCTGTATTTCCTTTTATTACTTAAAATTATTGAAATGATAAGACAGaaggtaaagaaaaggaagtaCTGTGACAGTTACTCCCTCTCTACCCCCACTCCACAGTTTGTGGATAAATAGTTTTCTAAACAAATAAAGGTTTTATTTTGCACCCCTGCtcttatccccacccccacccattccATACAGACTATATTCTTCAAAAAAGCTTGACCAAAGTGCTTTGATCCTATTTAATATTCAAATGTTTGACTGATCAACTAATGCTAGGCAGTACCATTGTACAAAGGACACACTAAGATTTTGGAAAATCTGAGGAGAGCTGTTCAGAAGGCAGGAGCGATGATGCCACagttcatttctcttctctgtggCACAGAAACACAAAGCATATACATGCTCAGTGTAATGCCACACAGTTCCCGCTTTTGGAGCATGCTCTCAGCAAGAGACTGCTGGTGGCACAGAGAGCATGCGCCATCAAACTTGATCCATTTTCTTATCAAACGTCCAACATTCCAACACTGAAACAGTCCCATTCCAGTACTGGTAACTACAGAAACCGGTAATACAGTAAGGGAAAGTAGGTAAAAGATAAAGCATGGATTAGAGGAGCCCCACACCAAAGGTTTCCATATTTTAAGCACGGCATGTTCTCCCTTTCCTCACatcttcccccacctcctccaccaACTTTGTGAAATCAAAGTTGATAAAGTTAAAAACTGAAATTACATTAATGATCTTCCGGCAGCTTCCTCTATAGGATACGAAACCCCACAGAGTCAGTTAATTTGTTAACTGATCACATGAGTATGGCAATTACTCTAAACCCCTTAAAAATCGATCTGAGGTGAACAATGAAAAATGGCAACTTGGCACCAACTTAACATTCTTTGTGTTTCTGTACCCCGTGACAGAGTGACATTAGGAGTGCACCACTGGTCAAATACTGCTTTTGTACAATCTATGCAATTCCTTTGCCATATTTAAACatttgcatatatgcatgcacatgtaggTAGATACAGCGTAGCTGCTTATCACTTACAATTCATTGGATTGCCTATGGGTTTCTGTACTGTTCCGGCCTTCATTGAAAACTGGGGATGAGGGGGAATAGTTACAGGAATAGAAAACTATTCAATTTTTCATGACTTCCTACCTTGGATAAATTTGTGTACCTCGTTTGGAAAAGCTCTTCCCAACCTATAAAACCCCACTGTAAATACAGAAGGAAATTTTCAAAATTTACAACAAATAGGATCCTAGATCTCCATCTTGAGCTGGTGGCAAAGTATCTACCGGGACTGTTTTACTTTTAAGACATTCTCAATACTTCTTGGTCAAATTGATTGTACTGTCAACCCAAACCACAAACTGACTTTCTCTAAGTGACTGTATCCCAAGTTACAGTTTATGGATTAATGTTAGCTACCCTGACAAATGTGGAATGAATTATGTTTAATCAGCAAACTGATTAATTCCATTAGGTAAAAATGCTGGAAATatagccaatgactttatgacaaAGAACATGTCCTAAAAATTCCATATTAACTAATCAATCAAGCTTTAAATAAGATTTATTAATAGTATCCATTACCAAAGAATGGTTAAAAACTAGTTTAGCCCATTTAGATGCTGAAAAAGCTTGAGACTTTTTTTTGGTATGAACtcctaaatacacacacacacacacacacacacacacacacacacacactgtcaaTTATGTAGCCATCATATAGTTCATGTATTGCCTTAAAACATCGctataacagaagaaaaatggaatcaaAATTTTATAATACAGGATGCAGATGATTACATTACAGCATGAAGCATCATGAAGTGCCACAGAGGAAATCATTAAACTGATCAGGAGTTTCCAGCAGAGATTTGAACAATTCAGTTACTATGCAAGCACATAAAACTAGGACATGGAAAGAGTTAACCACAATCTGTTCTTTGTGTGGGAAGGCAGCCCTGCTCTGAGCAACCACAGCCCATGATAAGACCTCCCTATCTCCATACACTTTCTGATGCCATGCTTTTAGCTTTCACTGTAACTatagaaagttttctttttcccctaagAAAAATATGCTAAGTGAAAGCCTTCTAAAGGAAACTTGGACTTGTGTGTTCCTTTACAGCTTACTCCCTACAAATCTCACCTCTGCATATGATTTATTGATATGATTAATAAATCATCTTTGATTTTTCTAACTTGGGAAATTTTAGAGTTGGGGGGGGGACTTCCTCTTCCACATAGCACTCTACCCACACTTAAAAGTACGCAGTGTTATTTTAACAGGTATTAAGCACTGCAGAAATACTTAAATACTTAGGTTCTTAAGTGGTATGTCCAGTGACATTTCACTTTCCTATAGAGATAACAGTCAATTTTGACCAAAGTTACTTTAGTGTAAATATTGAAGTATGAATAATGTTAATCTTCATGAATATTAAACAATTAATAAGCTACTTTAAATAAAGAGGATCCAAATTTTAGATTCATCTCTTTCTTGTATGATGTTACTTTACAATATACATGaaacacaaacttttaaaaataattctgaaaatgCTTAAAATGGCACTGGCAAAAAATGATTGTAAAGCttataatggggaaaaattaaGCACAGAAGCAGCAAACTTTCTCAGTCTTCAAAGCAGTATTTTTAAGTATCTGTTAGAGCTTCATTGTCTATCTGGATTCCTTTCAAATCAAACATTGCCTGACAAGAGGCATAAATGATTGTAAATGGAGACTGGCTATTAGTTATATACTTTTCTCTTCTAACATGACTAAAATGCCATTTACTCCATTTGATTGGTTTGTAACATTGTCAGaggcaatatattttaaaatgattttatgtgACATGAATGTGGATCATAAGTAGCTGTCTTCACACATACACAAGTGATTTATTAAAGTACAGACTTTCAAATATCCCATTAAATGGATCAGGTGTACAAAATGCATTctcattttaaacaaaaatggGAGTTACTTTGAAATAAGCATAGAATTTCAGAAATTAAGCAACTAAACTTTTAACTACTACAATGCAAGTCACTAGGCCACCTTTTCTCagtttgggttaaaaaaaaaaaactttgatctTTCCCATTTCCATTTTTCCAACCCCCAAATGCATTATCAAATTAAAAGATTAAGTAAAAAAGCAGGCCACAATAACTCAAAATGCAACATTCTTCATTTACCTAAAACAGTTTTCTTggctttgaaaaaaagaatggtttctagaaaagagaaagaaaatttgaccAATTTGTTGGGGTCAGTTCTAAAGAATCggctgtgttttaaaaaaaaaattgtataaaaacgtaccaggaaaacttgaaagcactttaagaaaaataataattggacCCTATTATTCCTAAAAAACAGTGCATTATTaaagattttatattatttatggtAAGAACAAGCAAACATTAAATCATATGTGACCATACTGTATTCTTCATTACAAGTCTGCTTTATATTCTCGGCATGTATGAAGTACCAATAAAGCAGCATACCAAACTACTAAACTACTGAATATCAGCTTTTAACGATGGTGCCTTTAGAATTAAAATGGGTTCTAAAAAGCAGGTACCCTACTACTATTGAATAAGCTGCCACTTTTTAGAAAGTTCTTACCAATCAGGTGATCTACTCTAATTTGTGTTTCTAAATCTTAGAAAATGTTTTGATATAAACATTCAGCACCACTATCAACATAAAAcagtgatataaaaccaaaacagTTACTTAGTCTAACTTTTGTAACATTCTAAATGTTCGCCACAACCTAACATTTAAGACTTCTATTAAACATGAGCTCCAAAAATAGTTTCTCATCACATAAGCCTTAAATcctaaaaatagatttattaatgTAATATGGAAGATATTAttccaaaaagttaaaaaaaaaacatcaaaaatgtATACTACAGAACATGTATTTGCAAGTACTTGTATAACAATTGCatgaacatatataaatatatattatatgtttgaATATCTTTTATGCCAAGAAACTGCCATAGTTTTCCTCTGTATAAATTGAGGTTAAGTTTAAATTAATATTCTTTTGATAAACCTTTGCAAGGAATCTTGAAATCTAACTCCTGGTAACAATTTCTGAAAAGCAGCTATTATGAATATGAGTAATATACAGAATGTGAAAAATTATCCaacactttgcagatgaagatgAATGATGCAGCACTTCTTAAGCATGCATAGGGTGCAAATacaaaatgcatttctttttgtaTTACTTGCAACATGTCAGATAACCATCACTGTGTTTAAATACTAAGGAATGTTAACATTTTACCCCCAGAAAagattcatttgtttaaaaaaaatactaatggtGGATTATAACAAAGGTGATTCACACACCTAAGGTGTATCTCTTTGAACTTCATGGTGATACTTAAAAGGAAAACCTATGTATAACTTTCAAAATACAAATAGCTAAAAAACTCTCTTTTACACAGTTTTGTTAAAATAAAGACACGTTTACTTGCTGAAAATATCCATATCTAAGTCAATCATACTCAGATgccaaacaaaatataaacaataaaaaatgtgTCAGCCAAAAAGCTACAGGACTGTATCCAATCACTGAATAAGCCTTATCATTGTTTTCATCTTCATTCACAATTTATGAATGCCTCAATCCTTTTGAATCACAATGGCTTCTAATTGTCAAACAATTGAAATCTTAATCATTTGTCCATTATACAAATGCATCATAataatattagattttttaatttaacaCACCCAAAGACTTACTCACTTCTTTAGCTATTTGGTTTGTTTGCCAATGTGAAAGCAAGTGGTTAACAGTTAACAGTTTATGAAATGTTCTCCTAAAGGGCATTAAAACTCCTGCAAACTGTCCCCCAGCTTTAGAGTTTTAATGTACTGCTTAAAATGTGATCTATGACCATGGGATTACTATTTGCTTCTAAATGAAGTAATGACAAATGCCCTGCAGGTATTTAAAAGCAACTTCAGTAGGGTAATTTTTCATATGACCTTGATTTAAAATACTAGAACTGGGAAAAAAGGtataaaatgtctattttattttgtgatattGTCAGAAAGACGTTAAACCCAAATCGAAagctatatgtatatagtatatatttatattttcaaacaAGAACTAACTTACTTACATTTTTCTAAACTACTTATGCAGACATGATACACCCACaaaatttacaaaattaaaaagcttattgaaataaatcttagctattatgGCTCCAAACAACCATTAGTGCCAACTAGATAGGTCCAAATTAAAGGTGTCTTTATGACTAAGGtacttaaaacattttctttttgtcaagaCTTTCGGACTCCAAAAGTAGACAAGAAAAATAGTCAACTTCCCTTCCATTATCCGTAGCAGATTAAATAAGAATCCTACATTACATTAGTCAATGTTAGCTTAAGAAACACAAAATAACGATGTCCCCTAAACTCCCTGTATTATCAGAGCCCAAAATGAACAGAATAGTTTAAAAGAGAGTAAATTAATTCTAATGGCTGCATTTGAAGCCCTGTTCTTTCTTGGGTAATTAAAACTTTCTTCGTTTAATGCTCCCCATTCCCCTTCCCACCTACTCCATTTGACATTTTAGACCATAATTCAACAACATTTGTGCAGAAGTGGCCTTTCCTTCACTTTCAAGGAGCAAGTGCACATTTTTCTTACTTTGGGGTTTGGAATTCCTCCCTTAAAGGATCTCAATTCTCTTATAACCTGGTTTCTCTACCGGGATTAACCTCCAAACTGCATTTGGACCCTACAAAAACCggtctcccccttccccaaccaaaccaaaaatgactttttaaacttttcacctttttttttgttgttgttgttcattcaatTAAACTCCGCTAGTTcgcaatacaaaacaaaaccaaaccgtTCGTATATCTATACCTGAGTGAGACAGATGGGCGAATACATCATGACTTCGCCTTAAAACGCACTTTCCGGAGATCCCCCAAGAAAAGCCTGTAGAAGCAATAACTTCATCTATTCATTTTACAGTCATCTGAGACTCCAGATGAGATCAATCAGGATGGGGCTCTGCCCTGGATCACCACAACTTAACAACAAACCCAGTCCTCCTTAAATAGCCAAAGATTCAAGTTCACTTCGTGAGCTAGATTTCCCGGGGTGAAATCCAATCTACACTTTTAACCCTCTGGCTGTCGCTGCGCAGTAGCCGTGCTGGtggttgctgttgctgctgctgctgccgctgccgccgccgccgccgccgccgccgccgctgccgccacTGCTGCTGCAAGCTGGGTCTCGGCCGGGATCGGgggcttgctttttttttctttttttttttgcttttttgtttgtttttgatgtcGTTGTTGGGGACCGGGGAGGGACAAAATTGGTTTGATTTCTGTTTGTTGGTTGCTCGTGGTGAGCTGCGtttaagaaaaggagaaagacgGGTAGGGAGAGGGACGTTTCACCAAGCTGAGAAAGTTCAAGGTTATAGTCCGGAGCAATGCAGGAAGATCCCGGAGTGATCAGAGGCGAAACTTTGCTAGGAGAAGGTCGTGAGTGTaagtgtctgtatgtgtgtgtgtatgtgagtgtgtttGCGAgggtgtgtgcgcgcgtgtgggATTGAGCGCGCGCGCAAGGGGgctagagatgaagagggaaaggagaccGAGTGtatggggtagggggaggggggcaaatgTGTGCGTGTCTCCCAAGGGCGGAAAATACTTCGCACCACGCAGTCTCCCGTCTGTTCTTCGCACGCACAGCAGCAGCCGCTGCCGCAGCCGCtgccgcagccgcagccgcagcccctgccccagccccagccccagccccaaccCCAGTCCCAGCCGCCTCTGCTGctccggccgccgccgccgccgccttaGCCGCCGCAGCCCCAGCCGCCTCTTCAGCCTCCCCGGACTCCACCACTCTCTCCTCTCCGTGTCTTATGGGGCAATGCTAAGAGGCTGCTTGCTTCCCAACGCCCactgtaataaaaatgatctctTGAAAAATCCAAACGATaaatccttctcttctcctctcttctaacTCCGTTTTCTGCTCTGggctcccccacctcccccccccccacttttggTGCAAAACTTGGAAGTTGAAAAATTCACCGGCTACACCCTCTGGACCCCGCTCCAGCTCTCTCCAAATCAGACTTAaggattgttttattatttaattacaCAATCATCGctttactcctcctcctcctgcaaaCGCACATTCCTTTTGCACCAGCCTCTCCACacacccccgcccccacctctctccctctctctctctctctctctctctctctctctctctctctctctctctctctctctctctctctctctctctctctctctctccctttccttctccctctccctctccctctccctctccctctctccctctctactctcctctcttctccctcctcccccctctccgcctctccctctctttcttcccctctctcccctctccctcctttcctctccccttgtctcccccccccccatactgaTACAGAACCACGACTTTTTACAAACAGCTCTCTTCCTCTTTGCCAAACCTTACACCCTCTACTCCATCTCCACTTCC includes:
- the LOC122753253 gene encoding histone-lysine N-methyltransferase SETD1A-like; its protein translation is MIVHGEERVVESGEAEEAAGAAAAKAAAAAAGAAEAAGTGPPCARAQSHTRAHTLANTLTYTHTYRHLHSRPSPSKVSPLITPGSSCIAPDYNLELSQLGVFLNAAHHEQPTNRNQTNFVPPRSPTTTSKTNKKAKKKRKKKQAPDPGRDPACSSSGGSGGGGGGGGGSGSSSSNSNHQHGYCAATARGLKV